The DNA sequence TGCCATTCTGTACTGGCACGCATAGAGCGGCTCACCGTTCAGCACGCCAATGCGCCAGTCGAACTTTGTGGGCACGAATTCCTGCGCGATGACGAGGGCCGTGGTTTCGAACATGGCCTTCACGCCGGTCTTCAGCTCCTCCAGTGTCTTTGCCTTCACCATGTTGGAGCCGAACGAGCCATCAGGCGTCTTCAGGACAACCGGCGAGCCGAGCTTTTCGAACACGGCTTTCAGGTCTGACTTCTCGTCGAGGATCTCCGTTTGCGGAATGGGCAGGCCGGCCTTCTCCAGGATCTCCTTCAGGTACACCTTGTTCGTGCAGCGGATCATGGAGTGCGTGTCGTCGATGACGGGCATGCCTTCCTGCTCGGCCCGGCGGGCGAACTTGTAGGTATAGTTGTTGATCTGCGTTGTGGCGCGGATGAACAGGGCGTCGAACTCCGCGAGGCTGGTCAGGTCTGACGGCTCGATGATTTCGACTTCCACGCCCATCTTCGCCGCCACATCTGCGAGGCGCTTGATCGAGGCGGGCTTCGATGGAGCCGTGTGCGTTTCGTTCGGGTCGACCAGAACGGCGAGGGCCCATTTGGCGGGGGCCCTGGTCTTTGGTTCGCTGATCCGCCCGCTCGTATAGGCCTCCATGGCGCGGAGGAAGAACTCCCGCCGCTCGCCTTTCAGCTTCTGCGGTGGCACCATGCGTACACGGGCGATACCGTGCGCGGCGGCCGGGTCGAACTCGACTTCCAGAGCCGGGACGCGAAACCAGTCGGAGACTTCGCGGGCGAGCCGTTCATAGCCCGCCGTTTCCGGCTTCGAGAAGGCGACGAACAGGCTGCCGGTTTCCGGGGCGCCTTTGGCGCGCGCATCCCGCAGGCGTTCGCCAAGATCGGGCAGGGCGTGGCTATACAGGCCCTTGGCCGACAGCTCGACCATGGTCTGCACGCTGGGGCTGACCCGGTGTCCGCGCGCCTCGGCCAGCAGGGAAGCGTAATAGCCTTCCGACTGGTACCCGTAGGACCGGCAGAGATTCAGGATATAGGGCCGCCGTCCGGCGAACAGGGCCGGGCGGGCGATATAGTCCGATACACGGAGCACTTTGTGCGGTGTTTCGGCTTGTGAAATGTCGTTCGCGTTTTCGACGAGAATGACCCAGTCGGTCATGAAAGTGCTGTGCCTCAGAGAAGGATGGGTTTTTCCATCCGGGCTGCTGTTTCCCCGTCCGGATAATAGGACGGTATTTTCGCCATTACGCGGAAATCGTGGCGTTCGTAAAGCCGGATTGCAGCGGCGTTGGACAAACGCACTTCCAGGCGTACCCGGTCACAGCCCCGGCCCCGGGCGCCAACCTCCCCGGCAGCCAGAAGCGCGGCCGCGACACCCTTCCCGCGATGGCTGGGCGCAACGGTGACGGAGTAGAGCCGGGCCACTTTTGTTCCTGTGCGGTAGAGGTAAACGGCGGCGCCGCAGATTTCGTCATCACAAATAGCGGCATAGGCCATGGACTGCCCGCGCAGCAGCCGCCGCCAGGTGCGGACGGGGAACCGGTCGTCTGGAGGGAAATTCTGTTCCAGCGCCACAAGGGCGGGGATGTCGGTTTCGGTGGCGGGCCGTATCCGGGCCGCTGTCACGTGCGGACCATGTCGTCGCGGTGGACGATGGCGGGTCTGCCGCGATAGCCGAGGATGGCCTCGATCTCGTCGCTCTGGCGTCCGGCGATGTGCTGGATGTCTGCGGCGGAATAGGCCGTGACTCCGCGCGCAATGATCCTGCCTTCAGGCGATCTGATGGCGACAGCGGCGCCCTTGTCGAAACTGCCCTCCACGCCGGTGACGCCGACGGCCAGCAGGCTGGCGCCGTCTGTCAGGGCGCGGGCCGCGCCTTTGTCGACGGTGATGAAGCCTTCCGGCTGGAGGTGTCCGGCGAGCCAGGCCTCGCGGGCACGGGCCGGGGTGATGTTGGCGCGGATCAGCGTCGCCCGGGCGCCTTCGGCGAGGGCCAGCAGCGGATGTTCGCGGTTGCCGATCGTGATGACGGTGGAACAGCCCGCGGCATGGGCGATACGGGCTGCGGCCAGCTTGGTGACCATGCCGCCGGAGCCGACACCTGCCGAGGCATTTGCACCCGTCGCCATCGCATCATGTTCCGGCGTCAGCGTGTCCAGCACGTCGATATGCGTGGCGTCCGGATGGCTGCGCGGGTCGGCTGTGTAGAGGCCGTCAATGTCGGACAGGAGAACCAGCAGATCCGCGCCCATCATCTGGGCGACCCGGGCGGCGAGCCGGTCATTGTCGCCATAGCGGATTTCTTCGGTGGCGACCGTGTCGTTCTCATTGATCACCGGCACGACGCCGGCTTCCAGCAGGGTTTCCAGCGTGGCGCGGGCGTTCAGCCAGCGGCGGCGGATTTCCGTATCGGTCGGCGTCAGCAGCGCCTGACCGGCCGTCAGGCCATGAGGGCTGAAAGCGGTGGCGAGGGCAGCCATCAGGCGCGGCTGGCCGATGGCCGCGGCAGCCTGCTTCTGGTCCAGTCTGGCTGTACCGGCAGAGCCGATCTCCGCCCGGCCCAGCGCCACCGCGCCGGAGGAGACGAGGATGACTTCCTGCCCACGCGCCCGGCAGGTGGCGATGTCGGCAGCCAGCTTCTCCAGCCAGGCAAGCCGGGGGTGTCCGTCTTCGGCAATCAGGGCCGATCCGGTCTTGACGACGATGCGTTTGGCCTGGGTGAGAACGTCAGCAATCATGGCGCGCAGCGATACATGAGAGTGGCCTCTGCCGGAAGGAAAAAGTCGAGCGTTGACAAGGCAGGCCGTTGCGCCTCAGTGAGGCGAAAAGGGAGGTACCCATGCCGCAATTCAACATGATCCTGATCACGCCCGAACAAGCCGCTGGCCATGATGTGCTGGAGCACACGGCCGGCACGCCCGCGCGTGAAGGCGGCGGGGACGAGACCTATCGCTGCGGACGGTGCAAGACGACGCTTCTGGTGGATGTGGCTCATCATGATGCGCATGGCGTAATCGTAAAGTGCGGCAAGTGCGGCGCGTTGAATACGGAACCGCACCACCATCACCACTAGGCCTTACAGGGGCGTCCAGGTGTCATCCGCATCCGGATTGGCTTCGGCTTCCAGCTCTGCCTGGATACCCAGGTGCCGGGCGATCTCGTAGAGTGCGGGCTTCACACCCTGTCCGGTCACGCCGGAGATAAGCAGGGGTGTGCCCTCGTATACGGTGGCGAGTTGCTTGGCCTGGTCCTCGACGAGTTCGGGGGTCAGCGCATCGATCTTGTTGAGGCAAACGATCTCCGGCCGTTCAGCCAGTTCGTCGTCATAGGCTTCCAGCTCGCCCCGGATCGTGCGGTAAGCACCGGCCACATCGTCCTGCGTACAGTCGATGAGGTGCAGCAGCACTTTGCAACGCTCCACATGGCCCAGGAAGCGGTGGCCGAGGCCTGCGCCGTCTGCCGCGCCTTCGATCAGGCCCGGAATGTCAGCCAGCACGAAGCGCGTGCCGGGGCCGAGGTCCACCACGCCAAGGCCGGGGTGAAGAGTCGTGAACGGATAGTCTGCGATCTTGGGGTGGGCCGCCGTCACGGTGGACAGGAAGGTCGACTTACCCGCATTCGGCAGGCCGATCAGGCCCGCATCGGCGATCAATTTCAGGCGCAGCCAGATCCATGCCTCTTCGCCTTCTTCGCCCGGATTGGCGCGGCGCGGGGCCTGATTGGTTGACGATTTGAAGCGCATATTGCCCCAGCCGCCATTGCCACCCTGTGCCAGCAGCACGCGCTGGCCGATCTCTGTCAGGTCCGCGATCAGGGTTTCCTGATCTTCCTCGAAGATCTGTGTCCCCACCGGCAGCTTCAGGACGACATCGTCGCCCTTGGCACCGGTGCGCTGCTTGCCCATGCCGTGGCCGCCACGTTTGGCTTTGTGGTGCTGACGGTAACGATAGTCGATCAGCGTGTTGAGGCCCTCAACCGCTTCGGCCCAGACGTCACCGCCCCGGCCACCATCACCGCCATCGGGGCCGCCATATTCAATATACTTTTCCCGCCGGAAGGAGACACAGCCCGCGCCGCCCGTTCCGGACTGAATGTATACTTTGGCCTGATCGAGGAACTTCATAATGCTCTCTTACGTGTTTCAGCCAACGCGCGCCATGTCGAAATGATCGACGCGCTCGCCGCGGCCCATGCAGAATACTTTGCCCCGGTCTGCCTTCATGAACCGCAGCTTTTCCAGAACCCGGCCGGACGCGGGATTGTCAGCCAGATAGCCTGAGACAAAACCCCGTTCGCCCCGCTCACGCAGCCACTGGATCAGGGCGCCCGCCGCTTCGGTCATGAAGCCATGGCCCCAGGCCGACGGCGCCAGCCAGTAGCCAACATTGAAGGGCAGGTGCGTGTCCTTCCGCTCGCCACTCACGACACCGATCAAGCGCTTGTCCTGCTCGATCGCCAGAATGTGCCTTGTGTTGGTTTCCCGCCCGGTAGGGTGCCTGGAGATCCACTCTTCCGTCTGTGAGACGGTTTGGTGGGCCGGAATGCTAACCACCATTCGATAGATCTGTGGCTGGTTCACCAGGTCGGTAATTGCGGGCGCATCCTCCAGCCAGATGCGACGCAAGGTGAGCCTGTCGGTCGTTATGACGGCGCTCATGCTGTGACTCCTTCCTGAGTCGTTCACCAGCAGGGGAGACATTAAAAAGGGGGAGACAGTGGCCTGCCTCCCCCTGGAAACTGATCGTCTGAAGCGATCCGGCCACGTTCCCGCGGCCGCGCTGTCAGCCGCTATTCTGCTGCTTCCGCTGCCGGCACAATGTTTACGTAGACGCGGCCCTTGGCCTTCTTCGCAAACTCGACCTTGCCCTCGGTAAGCGCAAAGAGGGTGTGATCGCGGCCCATGCCAACGCCTTTGCCCGGCCATTTCTGAGTGCCGCGCTGACGCACGAGGATATTGCCCGGGATGACATGCTCGCCACCGAACTTCTTCACACCGAGATACTTCGGATTCGAATCGCGGCCGTTACGGGACGAGCCACCTGATTTCTTATGAGCCATAGTCTGCTCCTGATCCTTTAGCGGAGGGCCTTATACAGGCCTTATGCGTCTTTTGCGAGTTCTTTTGCCTGCTCGACCCAGCCGTCCTTTTCGAAGCGGCCGGAAAGACCCAGCTGCTCTTCCAGTTCGGCGATCTGCGCGTCGGTGAGGGCGGCGACCTGAGCGAAGGTCGTGATGCCTGCGCCGTTCAGCTTTTTCTCAAGCGCCGGGCCAATGCCGGTCATTTTCTTGAGATTGTCGGCAGCACCTGCTTCGGCGGCCGGGGCCGCAGCGGCCTCTGCTTTCGGTGCAGCGGCTTCAGCCTTCGGGGCGTCTTCTGTCTTGGCAGCAGCTTTCTTCGCCGGCTTCTTGGCGCCATCGGCGCTGATTCCGGTGATTTTCACCACGGTGAGGTGCTGTTTGTGGCCGATCGTACGGCGGTAGGTCTGGCGCTGGCGCTTCTTGCGGGTGATGACTTTGTCACCACGGGTCTGCTCAGCAACTTCGCCCGTGACAGCCGCGCCAGCCACGACGGGCGCGCCAACTGTCACATCTGCGCCTTCACCCAGCATCAGGACGGTATCGAACACCACATCCTTGCCAGCGTCGGCATTAAGCTTTTCGACAACAATCGTATCGCCTTCAGCGACCTTGTATTGTTTGCCACCTGTCTTGATGACCGCGAACATGGGTCTCATCCTTCCGGCATGGAAATAAACGGGATTCGCGCGGAGCCGTCGCCGACCCCGCGCCTGAAGCGGGGGGTAAACACCAAAGCGGCAGCGCTGTCAAATATCATCTTCAGGCGTTTTCAGGTGGTTGAAATCTGCGCGCAGTCATTATAGGTGACGGCGCTTCAACACCGGCGCGGAGAGGTGCTAGAGTGGTTGAATAGGCTAGTCTCGAAAACTAGTGAACTCGCAAGGGTTCCGAGGGTTCGAATCCCTCTCTCTCCGCCAGCCGTACCAACGGCCCTGATTTTCCGTAACAATCTGAAAATCTGTAGAATTTTGTGCACCCAGGTACAATCCTTGGTACATTTTGAGCATGAAAAAGGCTCGATCAACTTGCGTTTTTAAGCGCAACAACGGTGTGTATTATTTCCGCCGCGCCGTACCTTTCGATCTCGTGGATCTGGTAGGAAAACGAGAGTGGAAATCCTCACTGCAGACTACCGATCTCACCCGGGCGCTCATCGATGCCGCACCGCTGCTCGAACGAACCGAAAGACAGATCGCCCAGCTTAGGGGTAGTGCAGCTCCAAACGACCCAATTGATACCGAACTTCCCGCGTCCGACGAGCAAGTAGTGGAAATAGCGACCGCGCTCTTTTCACGGCGCGCAACTATGTCGATTGGTCGACTAGATGGCCGGATTGGAGCGGGACGGGTCCGAGGCAAGGCAGCGCAGGAAACGCTGAGTGCGCTTGAGGCGGAGTTGGCCGAGCTTGAAGCTGGTTCTCCCCTGATCGGTGAACATAGGGTGTTCGCTGCGCTCTTGCCTGAAATTGAGGTTCGTGCTCGCCGCGCAATAGATCCTGATGGCCGGTTGGGCATCGATCTCAGAAAGATCCAGTGGCAAATATGGAAGGATGTCTTGCGAAGGGATTGTCAAAGGAACCAGGCTTGAGGTGAGCATATCTGGCGTTTAACCTTGGTATATGAGCAAGAACCCGTTCCGCTACTTCAAAACCTCGCCGGAGATCATCCAGCTTGCGGTCATGATGTATGTCCGATTTCCGCTGTCATTGAGGAATGTTGAGGACCTGCTCCATGAACGTGGCATCGACATTTGCCACGAAACGGTCCGTCACTGGGTCGATCGCTTCGGCACTTACTTCGCGTACAAGATCCGCAAACGCCGATCAGAAAGAATGAGACAATCGTCTCAGTGGCAATGGCACCTGGACGAAGTCTTCGTGAAAATCCGTGGGAGGACTCACTATCTGTGGCGAGCGGTCGATCACGAAGGTGAGGTTCTGGAGTCCTTCGTCACGAAGACTCGGGACAAGGCTTCCGCATTGAAATTTATGAGAAAAGCTATGAAGCGCTACGGCAATCCGAAAGTCGTGGTGACGGATAAATGTCCATCATATCGGGCGGCCATGAAAGTGATCGGGAGCGAGAGGCGTCAGGAGACCGGCCGGCACCTGAACAATCGCGCTGAGAATTCACACTTGCCATTTCGAAGGCGGGAGCGAGCTATGTCCCGTTTTCGACGCATGCGAAGTCTCCAGAAATTCGCTTCAATCCATTCGTCTGTGTACAATCACTTCAATCATCAAAGGAATATCGAGAACAGGGCCAGGTTCAAATCGCTACGTGACACTGCGCTTCTCGAATGGCGCGAACTGATCGCTGCCTGAGGCCTGCTCGTCCGCGAAAAACGGAGACTGGTTCGAGTTAGTCTGACACCACCGATACCAGCGCTCCCCAGGGGGCATTGTCAGGGCAAACGGCCTTGAGGCACAGGGCTGAGGCGGTTAGCCTCGCGAAATGGCCAAGAACCCGTTTCGCTATTTCAAGACATCACCCGAAATCATTCAACTGGGCGTCCTGATGTATGTCCGATTCCCGCTGTCTTTGCGGAATGTCGAAGACCTTCTTCACGAACGCGGTATCGATGTCTGTCACGAAAGTGTCCGGCTCTGGGTCGACCGGTTTGGCACATACTTCGCACACAAGATCCGGAAAAGGCGTTCAGAAGCGATGCGGCAGAGTCCGCAATGGCAGTGGCACTTGGATGAGGTTTTCGTGAAGATCCGTGGGCAGACTCATTATCTTTGGCGCGCTGTCGATCATGAAGGTGAAGTCTTGGAATCTTACGTTACAAAGACCCGGGACAAGGCTGCTGCATTGAAATTCCTTAAGAAAGCTATGAGGCGGTATGGAAATCCACATGTCGTGGTGACGGACAAATGTCCATCATATCGGGCGGCCATGAAAGTGATCGGGAGCGAAGGTCGCCAGGAAACTGGCCGGCATCTCAACAATCGCGCCGAGAATTCTCACTTACCGTTCCGAAGGCGAGGGCGGGCGATGTCCCGTTTCCGGCGCATGCGAAGTTTGCAAAAGTTCGTCTCAGTTCATTCGTCAGTGTACAATCACTTCAATTTCGAAAGACACATCAACACCAGAATCCGGTTCAAACAGAAACGCGACGCCGCGCTTCGCGAATGGCGCGACCTTCTCGTCGCTTAGGACCTGTTGGTCTGCAAATTACGGAGACTGGTTCGAGTTTGTCTGACAGCACCATCAGCGCCATCTCATGAAAAATCATCCGGATTTGCTTCGAACGCCTTGAGTTTGTCGACATAGCTCTCGATCAGCTGCGTCTTGCGATCTTCACTGAAACTTCCATCAATCTCGACGGCCTCATGGGCTTTCGACCATTCCAGCGCCTTGAGGAGCAGCCAGATCACATGCAAGCCTGCCTGTACGCTGTCCGTCGACAATTTCGGGTCATCGGTTGCGAGTGCCTCGGCTATTGCCGGATCATCGGTAAGGGCTTCGAACAAATCACTCAGAAGAAGGCCAGACTTTCCAAGCCCCAATCCTTGCCTTTCAAGGTAGGGCGGTCGGCCTTCCGTACGATTGTGACTTTGGACCCATGCGAGATGAGAAACTGTTTTCCACATCTGGTGTGAGGTAGACCCGTGCAGGAGCAGGCCGGCTCTGATCCGATCACTGGCGGTTTCAATCTCATCCTCAGCGATTCGGCACTGCGAGTATTCGGTCAGCTGAGATAGGAGAATCTGTTTTCCACTCGGCATGAGATGAAACTCCGCTAGAAAAATTGGCCCGGTTCAGAAGACAATGCCAGCCTAATCGATAACCAGTTTAGCGTTGTTCTCAATGCACCAGCCCTCAAGCTACTGCCTTAGCACGGAATAAAGGTCCTTTGCCAAGCCGGGAGCTTGCTCTGGCCAGTCTTCTTCAGTTAGCAGGAAGGCAGTCTGCGACTGTCTCCGGCAATGCGCGCAGACTGTTTTCAATCTGCTGCCGCCGAAGGCTTTGGGAGTAGGCCGCGTCACTGCCGATCCGGATGTAGCGGCATACGGGCGGTCACGTGTCCCTGATCGAGTTTGTCTGACAGCACCCTCCGAACCACTCGGCGATCGCGTTCGTCTGACAGCATCTTCCCAGCTAAATAGGAAGCATTGTCGTGCGTTTGATCGTTTTCAAGGCGAAGTTGGAGTTCAAGGATGCAACGTGGGGAAGGTTGGCGAGCTTCTCCTTGAGGAAGACTTCATAGTCCTCGATGCTCCTGGCGACGACGCGAAGCAGATAGTCGCTTGCACCGCTCATTGAAAAGCAAGACAGGATTTCGGGGTGTTTTTGTACAGAGCGCTCAAACTCATCAAGCTGCATTGTGGCGTTCTTTTCCAGTTTCACCTGAACGATGACTGTTACCCCAAAACCTAGCGCATTCTGGTTAAGCAGGATTGCCGGACCGTCGATAATGCCTTCGGCTTCCATGCGTTTGAGGCGCTTCCAGCACGCCGTGTGAGACAGCCCAATGGCCTCGCCAAGTTCGGACATCGACATTCGGGGCTTCGCCTGATGTGCCCTTAGCAGCTTTTTGTCGATCGCGTCCAAGTATCCAGTCTCTCCAGCAGGAAGGTTGATGATGTATCCAATAAATTATCAATACCGATAAATTGTCAATCTGAGAATGGCGTTTTCGGACAAATTCGAAACAACTTTTCCCGGCTGATCTGCGCACAATGCATGCCTGCGATTGTTGTAGCGGTTGAGGATATTCATCGTGAGTCAGGATAGCTCCCATACACGTCTATACGTGCCAACGCCGCGCGCGCGACCTGGTGATGAGGTGGATTTTGGGGATCTGGTCCTCTCGCCTGTTGGGGCTATTGCGCGCCCGGCGATTGATGCTCCTGAGCACTCGCTTCGGGATATTCCATTCTCTCTTATCCGCACGCTCGACGATTCTGGTGCTGCCGTTGGAGATTGGCGTCCAGACCTTGCGGAAGGAGATCTTGTCAGAGCTTTGAAGGCGATGGTTCTCACGCGTGTGTTCGACGAACGCATGTTCAAAATGCAGCGCCAAGGGAAGACCAGCTTTTACATGAAGAGCCGGGGTGAGGAAGCGCTAGGTGCGGTTCCATCACTTGTGCTCAGGCGGGACGACATGTGTTTTCCGACCTACCGGCTGGTCAGCTGGCTGATGGCGCGCGACTACCCTCTCATTGACCTGGTCAACCAGATATTCAGCAACGCGCAGGATCCCCTGAAAGGCCGTCAGCTACCCATCCTGTATTCAGCAAGGGAGTATGGATTCTACTCCCTGTCTGGGAATGTCGGCAGCCGGTTCGGGCACGCCGTCGGTTGGGCCATGGCCAAGGCCTACCGAGGGAGGGATGATATTGCGATCGGCTATATCGGCGAGGGCACGACAGCCGAAGGCGATTTTCACGAGGCCCTCACATTTGCGAGCGTCTACCGGGCGCCCGTCATCCTTTGCGTTACCAACAATCAGTGGGCAATTTCGTCATTCTCGGGCATCGCCGGCGCGCTCGAAACCACCTTTGCAGCAAAAGCGATCGCCTACGGCATTCCCGGCCTTCGTGTCGACGGCAATGATGTGCTGGCGGTCTGGGCAGCGACGCAATGGGCGGCCGAGCGGGCGCGCGCAGGGCACGGTGCGACTTTGATTGAGTTCTTCACCTATCGTGCCGAGGGACACTCCACCAGCGATGACCCAGGAAAGTACCGGCCGGTGGATGAGGCATCCGCATGGCCACTGGGTGATCCGATTGAGCGCCTTAAGCAGCATTTGATCGTTACGGGCGAATGGGATGAAAGCCGCCACGCTGCCCTCGAGGAGAGCGTCGCGCAGGTTGTGCGTTCTGCGGTCAAAGAGGGTGAAGCTGTCGGTACCCTCGGTGAGTCCAAGCCCAGCGTGAAGGAGATGTTTGAAGGTGTTTTCAAGGAGCCCGATTGGCGCATCCTTGAACAGCGCGGCGAGTGGGGGATTTAATTCGATGGCCGTGATGAACATGATCCAGGCGGTCAACAATGCGCTCGACACAATGCTGT is a window from the uncultured Hyphomonas sp. genome containing:
- a CDS encoding 50S ribosomal protein L21 yields the protein MFAVIKTGGKQYKVAEGDTIVVEKLNADAGKDVVFDTVLMLGEGADVTVGAPVVAGAAVTGEVAEQTRGDKVITRKKRQRQTYRRTIGHKQHLTVVKITGISADGAKKPAKKAAAKTEDAPKAEAAAPKAEAAAAPAAEAGAADNLKKMTGIGPALEKKLNGAGITTFAQVAALTDAQIAELEEQLGLSGRFEKDGWVEQAKELAKDA
- a CDS encoding RimK family protein; translation: MTDWVILVENANDISQAETPHKVLRVSDYIARPALFAGRRPYILNLCRSYGYQSEGYYASLLAEARGHRVSPSVQTMVELSAKGLYSHALPDLGERLRDARAKGAPETGSLFVAFSKPETAGYERLAREVSDWFRVPALEVEFDPAAAHGIARVRMVPPQKLKGERREFFLRAMEAYTSGRISEPKTRAPAKWALAVLVDPNETHTAPSKPASIKRLADVAAKMGVEVEIIEPSDLTSLAEFDALFIRATTQINNYTYKFARRAEQEGMPVIDDTHSMIRCTNKVYLKEILEKAGLPIPQTEILDEKSDLKAVFEKLGSPVVLKTPDGSFGSNMVKAKTLEELKTGVKAMFETTALVIAQEFVPTKFDWRIGVLNGEPLYACQYRMARGHWQIVKHGPDGKTTEGGFKTVAVEDAPPAIVDAAVRSARLIGDGLYGVDLKETERGVMIIEINDNPSIDHDVEGAILKDELWRRLISWFSTRLEQRMGRVA
- a CDS encoding thiamine pyrophosphate-dependent dehydrogenase E1 component subunit alpha, translated to MSQDSSHTRLYVPTPRARPGDEVDFGDLVLSPVGAIARPAIDAPEHSLRDIPFSLIRTLDDSGAAVGDWRPDLAEGDLVRALKAMVLTRVFDERMFKMQRQGKTSFYMKSRGEEALGAVPSLVLRRDDMCFPTYRLVSWLMARDYPLIDLVNQIFSNAQDPLKGRQLPILYSAREYGFYSLSGNVGSRFGHAVGWAMAKAYRGRDDIAIGYIGEGTTAEGDFHEALTFASVYRAPVILCVTNNQWAISSFSGIAGALETTFAAKAIAYGIPGLRVDGNDVLAVWAATQWAAERARAGHGATLIEFFTYRAEGHSTSDDPGKYRPVDEASAWPLGDPIERLKQHLIVTGEWDESRHAALEESVAQVVRSAVKEGEAVGTLGESKPSVKEMFEGVFKEPDWRILEQRGEWGI
- a CDS encoding IS6 family transposase → MAKNPFRYFKTSPEIIQLGVLMYVRFPLSLRNVEDLLHERGIDVCHESVRLWVDRFGTYFAHKIRKRRSEAMRQSPQWQWHLDEVFVKIRGQTHYLWRAVDHEGEVLESYVTKTRDKAAALKFLKKAMRRYGNPHVVVTDKCPSYRAAMKVIGSEGRQETGRHLNNRAENSHLPFRRRGRAMSRFRRMRSLQKFVSVHSSVYNHFNFERHINTRIRFKQKRDAALREWRDLLVA
- a CDS encoding N-acetyltransferase, with the protein product MTAARIRPATETDIPALVALEQNFPPDDRFPVRTWRRLLRGQSMAYAAICDDEICGAAVYLYRTGTKVARLYSVTVAPSHRGKGVAAALLAAGEVGARGRGCDRVRLEVRLSNAAAIRLYERHDFRVMAKIPSYYPDGETAARMEKPILL
- a CDS encoding GNAT family N-acetyltransferase, with product MSAVITTDRLTLRRIWLEDAPAITDLVNQPQIYRMVVSIPAHQTVSQTEEWISRHPTGRETNTRHILAIEQDKRLIGVVSGERKDTHLPFNVGYWLAPSAWGHGFMTEAAGALIQWLRERGERGFVSGYLADNPASGRVLEKLRFMKADRGKVFCMGRGERVDHFDMARVG
- a CDS encoding DUF6538 domain-containing protein yields the protein MKKARSTCVFKRNNGVYYFRRAVPFDLVDLVGKREWKSSLQTTDLTRALIDAAPLLERTERQIAQLRGSAAPNDPIDTELPASDEQVVEIATALFSRRATMSIGRLDGRIGAGRVRGKAAQETLSALEAELAELEAGSPLIGEHRVFAALLPEIEVRARRAIDPDGRLGIDLRKIQWQIWKDVLRRDCQRNQA
- the rpmA gene encoding 50S ribosomal protein L27, which translates into the protein MAHKKSGGSSRNGRDSNPKYLGVKKFGGEHVIPGNILVRQRGTQKWPGKGVGMGRDHTLFALTEGKVEFAKKAKGRVYVNIVPAAEAAE
- the obgE gene encoding GTPase ObgE — encoded protein: MKFLDQAKVYIQSGTGGAGCVSFRREKYIEYGGPDGGDGGRGGDVWAEAVEGLNTLIDYRYRQHHKAKRGGHGMGKQRTGAKGDDVVLKLPVGTQIFEEDQETLIADLTEIGQRVLLAQGGNGGWGNMRFKSSTNQAPRRANPGEEGEEAWIWLRLKLIADAGLIGLPNAGKSTFLSTVTAAHPKIADYPFTTLHPGLGVVDLGPGTRFVLADIPGLIEGAADGAGLGHRFLGHVERCKVLLHLIDCTQDDVAGAYRTIRGELEAYDDELAERPEIVCLNKIDALTPELVEDQAKQLATVYEGTPLLISGVTGQGVKPALYEIARHLGIQAELEAEANPDADDTWTPL
- the proB gene encoding glutamate 5-kinase, with product MIADVLTQAKRIVVKTGSALIAEDGHPRLAWLEKLAADIATCRARGQEVILVSSGAVALGRAEIGSAGTARLDQKQAAAAIGQPRLMAALATAFSPHGLTAGQALLTPTDTEIRRRWLNARATLETLLEAGVVPVINENDTVATEEIRYGDNDRLAARVAQMMGADLLVLLSDIDGLYTADPRSHPDATHIDVLDTLTPEHDAMATGANASAGVGSGGMVTKLAAARIAHAAGCSTVITIGNREHPLLALAEGARATLIRANITPARAREAWLAGHLQPEGFITVDKGAARALTDGASLLAVGVTGVEGSFDKGAAVAIRSPEGRIIARGVTAYSAADIQHIAGRQSDEIEAILGYRGRPAIVHRDDMVRT
- a CDS encoding Lrp/AsnC family transcriptional regulator; this translates as MDAIDKKLLRAHQAKPRMSMSELGEAIGLSHTACWKRLKRMEAEGIIDGPAILLNQNALGFGVTVIVQVKLEKNATMQLDEFERSVQKHPEILSCFSMSGASDYLLRVVARSIEDYEVFLKEKLANLPHVASLNSNFALKTIKRTTMLPI
- a CDS encoding IS6 family transposase, translating into MSKNPFRYFKTSPEIIQLAVMMYVRFPLSLRNVEDLLHERGIDICHETVRHWVDRFGTYFAYKIRKRRSERMRQSSQWQWHLDEVFVKIRGRTHYLWRAVDHEGEVLESFVTKTRDKASALKFMRKAMKRYGNPKVVVTDKCPSYRAAMKVIGSERRQETGRHLNNRAENSHLPFRRRERAMSRFRRMRSLQKFASIHSSVYNHFNHQRNIENRARFKSLRDTALLEWRELIAA